In a single window of the Pseudanabaena sp. BC1403 genome:
- a CDS encoding NAD(P)/FAD-dependent oxidoreductase, with protein sequence MKTDYLIVGSGLSALTFGALMAHSGKTVQILEAHEHAGGFGHTFTMAKKYKFNAQFHYVWDCGEGQTVNRVLKKLGLEKEVTFESYDPQGFDHMRMPDYAIDIPSDPEELIQRLSLLFPESCDRLRQFVNAVEQTGQGLKKLSPPLNPIELLKHPIEVFSTVQYLNSTLQDVFDKFQLPQAAQTLLALQWLDFLLPPNQLSFYAWVVLFRGYQAGAYYPTQHFEHVINSLVKVIESNGGQVLLNHEVTNFRVTNRTVTGVQAMNLLSHQTDEFVGDTVICNIDPKKAAKMIGEAQFSKTVRRKLDYEYSVSNYMAYCVVKDIDLRDYGFGKWNLFHTGHQNLNEAFAQMYDRHDFSNPSFAITTPTLLTESGEDCPEDSQIVEFLTVANYDYFKQLLECDRQAYKLKKQEIFDSILDVVEDKYVPNFRKHMVFHITGSPTTNERFCWCPNGNSYGSSLTPRNMGLGRLNHETSLNHFYFCNASSGYPGFAPTIWTGALLYQRLSGDVILGDLPNPKSH encoded by the coding sequence ATGAAAACCGATTACTTGATAGTTGGTAGTGGTCTGTCAGCCTTGACCTTTGGTGCTTTGATGGCACACTCAGGCAAAACTGTCCAAATCCTTGAAGCCCATGAACATGCTGGTGGATTTGGGCATACATTTACGATGGCAAAAAAATATAAGTTTAATGCCCAGTTTCATTATGTCTGGGACTGTGGCGAAGGACAAACGGTGAATCGGGTACTAAAAAAATTAGGATTAGAGAAAGAAGTTACCTTTGAAAGTTACGATCCTCAAGGCTTTGACCATATGAGGATGCCAGACTATGCCATCGATATTCCTTCAGATCCAGAGGAACTAATTCAGCGCTTATCTTTGCTATTTCCCGAATCTTGCGATCGCCTCCGCCAATTTGTCAACGCAGTAGAACAGACAGGGCAAGGCTTAAAAAAATTATCACCGCCACTTAATCCCATAGAATTACTAAAACATCCAATTGAGGTATTTTCTACGGTGCAATATCTCAATAGCACTCTGCAAGATGTATTTGACAAGTTTCAACTTCCCCAAGCTGCTCAAACTTTACTAGCTCTCCAATGGCTAGATTTTTTACTACCGCCCAATCAACTCTCTTTCTATGCATGGGTGGTGTTATTTCGAGGCTACCAAGCAGGAGCCTATTATCCAACCCAGCATTTTGAGCATGTGATCAACTCGTTGGTTAAGGTGATTGAATCTAACGGAGGGCAAGTACTCCTAAATCATGAAGTCACAAACTTTAGAGTAACAAATAGAACTGTGACAGGAGTTCAGGCGATGAATCTGCTGAGCCATCAAACCGATGAGTTTGTTGGTGATACAGTGATTTGCAATATTGACCCTAAAAAAGCCGCCAAGATGATTGGCGAAGCACAATTCTCTAAAACAGTGCGTCGAAAACTCGACTATGAATATTCGGTATCTAACTACATGGCTTATTGTGTGGTTAAAGATATTGACCTGCGCGACTATGGCTTTGGCAAATGGAATCTCTTCCATACGGGACATCAAAATCTCAATGAAGCCTTTGCTCAAATGTACGATCGCCATGATTTTTCTAATCCTAGTTTTGCGATCACTACTCCCACTTTACTTACCGAATCAGGTGAAGACTGCCCCGAAGACAGTCAGATTGTCGAATTTCTCACGGTGGCGAATTATGACTACTTCAAGCAATTACTGGAGTGCGATCGCCAAGCTTATAAACTCAAAAAGCAGGAGATTTTCGATTCCATTCTTGATGTGGTCGAAGACAAATATGTACCGAACTTTAGAAAGCATATGGTTTTTCACATTACGGGTAGCCCGACAACCAATGAGAGATTTTGCTGGTGTCCCAATGGTAATTCCTATGGTTCTAGTTTGACCCCTCGGAATATGGGGTTAGGTCGCTTAAATCACGAAACTTCACTCAATCATTTCTATTTCTGTAATGCTTCATCTGGCTACCCTGGGTTTGCTCCTACGATTTGGACTGGTGCATTGCTATATCAGCGATTATCAGGTGATGTGATTTTAGGCGATCTTCCAAATCCCAAAAGCCATTAA
- a CDS encoding FAD-dependent oxidoreductase — translation MKIAIIGGGASGMATAYLLDKQGHQVTVFERQASLGGHIRTLNKNVQPNQSDCQEILECGVIEFPATFHHFLGLMQELEVELEPVDIGSAMFFKNGSHYLSKVTIQNNFTGFRRLIEYLRIDTLYARSAKLWLRIRFATAKDFYNQPLSQYLKRPCTRNTWLKLLVMYSYSMPLEMIDDFPAELAIPVLRDDVAVKWLRIQGGVYSYIEKILAKFKGKILLNVEVDRIVRSSNIIKIIQSTGEIEEFDKVVFATPPDQVTALLANPTTSEIKRFSHWQPNYVDSVVHKDASIYDRYGIKQPSEFDFFQTDTRWGYNSYLNQLCNISSPQKYFLSYQLEEIIARDRYIHIQKHHTPLYTTESFRYRDEVVATNGENNTYHAGAYLGDGLHEGAIASAYRVAELIGVEQFEVLLCS, via the coding sequence ATGAAAATCGCGATTATTGGCGGTGGCGCTAGTGGCATGGCTACAGCCTACCTCCTCGATAAGCAGGGACATCAAGTTACAGTTTTTGAGCGACAAGCAAGTTTAGGTGGACATATTCGGACATTGAACAAGAATGTGCAACCAAACCAATCAGACTGCCAAGAGATTTTGGAATGTGGGGTAATCGAATTTCCCGCTACATTTCATCACTTCTTAGGGCTAATGCAGGAGTTAGAAGTAGAACTAGAACCTGTTGACATTGGCTCGGCAATGTTTTTTAAAAATGGAAGTCATTATCTATCAAAAGTCACAATTCAGAATAACTTTACAGGCTTTCGTCGTCTTATCGAATATTTACGCATTGATACTCTCTATGCACGTTCCGCAAAATTATGGCTAAGGATAAGATTTGCGACTGCAAAAGATTTCTATAATCAGCCATTATCCCAATATTTGAAACGTCCTTGTACTCGCAATACTTGGCTAAAGTTGCTAGTTATGTATAGTTATTCTATGCCTTTGGAGATGATTGATGATTTCCCAGCAGAATTAGCGATTCCTGTTTTACGAGATGATGTTGCGGTCAAATGGCTCAGAATTCAAGGTGGAGTTTATTCCTATATTGAGAAAATCTTGGCGAAATTTAAGGGAAAGATTTTGCTAAATGTGGAAGTCGATCGCATTGTCAGAAGCTCAAATATTATAAAAATTATTCAATCTACAGGTGAAATTGAGGAATTTGATAAAGTGGTATTCGCCACACCGCCCGACCAAGTTACTGCCCTATTAGCCAATCCAACTACATCAGAAATCAAACGATTTTCCCATTGGCAGCCTAATTATGTAGATAGCGTAGTCCATAAAGATGCTTCCATTTACGATCGCTATGGCATCAAGCAACCTTCAGAATTTGATTTCTTTCAAACAGATACTCGCTGGGGCTATAACAGTTATCTGAATCAGCTTTGCAATATTTCATCTCCTCAAAAATATTTCCTGTCTTACCAACTAGAAGAGATAATTGCTCGCGATCGCTATATTCATATCCAAAAGCATCATACTCCTTTGTATACTACAGAATCTTTTCGATACCGAGATGAAGTAGTAGCCACTAATGGTGAGAATAATACTTACCACGCGGGAGCTTATCTCGGTGATGGTTTGCATGAAGGTGCGATCGCCTCAGCCTATCGAGTCGCTGAACTGATTGGCGTAGAACAATTTGAGGTTTTGTTATGTAGCTAA
- a CDS encoding MDR family MFS transporter, with product MPNINAITNQRPKSTLPLDYVPLRIWIGVAASMLGAFMAVLDIQITNSSLQDIQAALGATLEEGSWISTAYLVAEIVVIPLTGWLSQVFSIRRYILVNAALFIFFSICCASAWDLSSMIVFRALQGATGGILIPMAFTNMLVTLPPSKQPVGMALFGITATFAPSIGPTLGGWLTNNYSWHYIFYLNVIPGLLLLAGVWYGIKQQAPKPELLKQGDWWGIISMAIGLASLQVVLEEGSRKDWFSSSLIITLGAIAATFLALFFWIELTRKQPFINLRLLRDRNFGLASIVNISLGVGLYGSIYLLPLYLVQIQKYNALQIGEVLMWAGIPQLFLIPFVPKLIKLLDSRLIIGVGVIVFSISCFMNSDLTNLSGIDQLRWSQLVKAMGQPLIMVPLSAVATAGLPKSQAGSASGLFNMMRNLGGSFGIAALATLLTQREKFHSNRLGDAISLYNPETQQRVDTLTQLFVSKGADFNTAQSQAFQAIASTVSRESYVMAFNDCFYFVGFALLLSGVAVLFFKKVRVSDTSGGGH from the coding sequence TTGCCGAACATCAATGCAATTACCAATCAACGCCCAAAATCTACGCTCCCACTAGATTATGTGCCCTTAAGAATCTGGATAGGAGTTGCCGCCAGTATGTTGGGCGCATTCATGGCAGTATTGGATATTCAAATTACCAACTCCTCACTCCAAGATATCCAAGCCGCCTTAGGTGCAACTCTAGAAGAAGGTTCTTGGATTTCTACCGCTTATCTTGTCGCTGAGATTGTGGTGATTCCCTTGACAGGTTGGTTATCGCAGGTATTCTCGATCCGTCGTTACATCTTGGTGAATGCCGCCTTATTTATCTTCTTTTCGATTTGCTGTGCTTCCGCTTGGGACTTGTCATCGATGATTGTCTTTCGCGCCCTTCAAGGAGCAACAGGAGGGATTTTAATCCCGATGGCATTTACAAATATGTTAGTAACCTTGCCACCATCCAAACAGCCTGTGGGCATGGCACTATTCGGAATTACCGCCACATTTGCGCCTTCGATTGGTCCCACCTTGGGCGGATGGCTGACCAATAATTATAGCTGGCACTATATCTTCTATTTGAATGTTATCCCCGGATTATTACTCCTTGCAGGTGTTTGGTATGGCATCAAGCAGCAAGCACCGAAACCAGAATTGCTCAAGCAAGGCGACTGGTGGGGAATTATTTCGATGGCGATCGGTTTAGCTTCTTTGCAAGTGGTTTTAGAAGAAGGTTCGCGCAAGGATTGGTTTAGCTCATCATTGATTATCACTCTCGGTGCGATCGCAGCTACATTCCTAGCCCTATTTTTCTGGATCGAATTAACGCGCAAACAGCCATTTATTAATTTACGGCTACTACGCGATCGCAATTTTGGTCTGGCAAGTATCGTCAACATCTCGCTGGGAGTAGGGCTATATGGTTCCATTTATCTTTTGCCTCTATATCTAGTCCAAATCCAGAAATATAATGCCTTGCAAATTGGTGAAGTATTAATGTGGGCTGGAATTCCACAATTATTTTTGATTCCTTTTGTACCAAAGTTAATTAAGCTTTTGGATAGCCGTTTGATAATTGGAGTGGGCGTAATTGTGTTCTCAATTAGCTGTTTTATGAACTCCGATCTCACCAATCTCAGTGGCATCGATCAGTTACGCTGGTCACAATTAGTCAAAGCAATGGGTCAACCGCTAATTATGGTTCCTCTGTCGGCTGTCGCTACTGCTGGTTTACCAAAGTCACAAGCGGGTTCGGCTAGTGGATTATTTAATATGATGCGTAATTTAGGCGGCTCTTTTGGGATTGCGGCTTTGGCGACTTTGCTAACCCAGCGCGAAAAGTTCCATTCTAATCGTTTGGGTGATGCGATCTCTCTGTATAATCCTGAAACTCAGCAACGAGTAGATACTTTGACACAGTTGTTTGTGAGTAAGGGGGCAGATTTTAATACAGCCCAGTCTCAGGCTTTTCAAGCGATCGCGAGTACGGTGAGTCGTGAGTCCTATGTGATGGCTTTTAATGATTGTTTCTATTTTGTCGGCTTTGCATTGTTGTTGAGTGGAGTGGCGGTCTTATTTTTTAAGAAGGTGCGAGTCTCAGATACTTCTGGTGGCGGTCATTAA
- a CDS encoding DUF86 domain-containing protein yields MSRDQEAIIDITESIKLILQYMTGIDQEALAVNYEKQDAILRRVTIIGEATKRLSQEFRQNHPAIPWKKIAGMRDVITHDYDEIDLTEIWTVITENIPELLKYLENLHHTNIE; encoded by the coding sequence ATGTCGCGTGATCAAGAAGCAATTATTGATATAACAGAATCTATTAAACTGATTTTGCAGTATATGACAGGAATAGATCAAGAGGCACTTGCAGTCAATTATGAAAAGCAAGACGCTATTTTGCGGCGTGTTACCATCATTGGTGAAGCAACTAAACGACTATCACAAGAATTCAGGCAAAATCATCCCGCTATTCCTTGGAAGAAAATAGCAGGAATGCGAGATGTAATTACCCATGACTATGATGAAATTGACCTAACCGAAATTTGGACAGTCATCACAGAAAACATTCCTGAACTTTTGAAATACTTAGAAAATTTGCATCATACCAATATTGAATAA
- a CDS encoding nucleotidyltransferase family protein: MYSQISNPKIYNRLGISSQQLTQFCQKWKVAELALFGSILRDDFREDSDIDLLVSYQPNAKRGLFEKMTMKEELEIMLNRKVDLVSKQAINKSLNWLRRKNILDSAEVIYVA, from the coding sequence ATGTATAGCCAAATATCAAACCCTAAAATCTATAATCGTCTTGGTATTTCTAGCCAACAACTTACTCAATTTTGTCAAAAATGGAAAGTTGCTGAACTAGCATTATTTGGCTCAATCCTACGAGACGACTTTCGGGAAGATAGCGATATAGATTTATTAGTTTCCTATCAACCTAATGCTAAACGCGGTCTATTTGAAAAAATGACTATGAAAGAAGAACTCGAAATAATGCTAAATCGTAAAGTTGACCTAGTTAGCAAACAAGCCATTAACAAAAGTCTTAACTGGCTAAGGCGCAAAAATATCCTTGACTCTGCCGAGGTAATTTATGTCGCGTGA